The following are encoded in a window of Arctopsyche grandis isolate Sample6627 chromosome 4, ASM5162203v2, whole genome shotgun sequence genomic DNA:
- the IFT20 gene encoding intraflagellar transport 20 has translation MSDELAQVGLFLDEFNKIRIIDPAVFAQANDLKDNYKIFDENIKGLQQTIDSLIKTLSDLGHNVDREKMIAIGLRNSLKSIVKDRECQQQKLQALIMEKTMELERLQLEYHSLQLVEVEQQELIEYLSEMR, from the exons atgtcagACGAATTAGCGCAAGTTGGCCTGTTTTTGGACGAATTCAACAAAATAAGAATCATCGATCCGGCTGTATTCGCTCAAGCAAATGACCTGAAAGATAACTATAAAATATTCGACGAAA ATATAAAAGGTCTTCAACAAACGATAGACTCCTTAATAAAAACCTTATCAGACCTTGGCCACAATGTAGATAGGGAAAAAATGATCGCCATCGGTCTGAGAAATTCACTCAAATCCATAGTAAAAGATCGGGAATGTCAACAACAAAAATTACAG GCATTGATAATGGAAAAAACGATGGAATTGGAAAGGTTGCAATTGGAATACCATTCGTTACAGTTGGTCGAGGTAGAGCAGCAGGAATTGATTGAATATTTAAGTGAAATGcggtaa
- the GCS2beta gene encoding glucosidase 2 subunit beta — protein MKSAAMALVVAGWVWGWVTAPESMRPRGVPLSRAALYTPAAPGDTFTCLDGSLTLPYSHLNDDYCDCRDGTDEPGTPACLNGLFHCINAGHVPQDISSSRVNDGICDCCDGSDEYASNTNCVDTCSELGREARLRARRLAELRAAGARLRAQAARDGTRLRSDLHERLTQLDAQRAEADRLRQESQQMRDDAELFENAALQQYRDAEDAERRQREAEEAVSNRNEAEETFRKFDSNNDGVVDVSELQTRVAFDKDRNGEVSVEEATFFLAENSDLPLAEFVEQAWPLIKPYLMIGEGVFKPPTPTAESESTSDSETDEDDNSEPEETEEEEGDDEELPEAEEEAPEEHVEEHHETTPQYDEETQRLVDTANEARNHFSQAEKAVRDLDSEIEKLKGMLDKDYGPQEEYATLAGQCLEFNDREYVYKLCPFEKASQHPKNGGGDTSLGTWGDWVGNSDDKYGAMLYSNGVSCWNGPDRSTRVNIHCGLENRVVSVSEPNRCEYVFELETPAACIDHEAEAGEARQHDEL, from the exons ATGAAGTCGGCCGCAATGGCGCTGGTGGTGGCGGGGTGGGTGTGGGGGTGGGTGACCGCCCCCGAGTCGATGCGCCCCCGCGGAGTTCCCCTCTCGCGCGCGGCCCTGTACACCCCCGCCGCCCCCGGAGACACCTTCACCTGCCTGGACGGCAGCCTCACCCTGCCCTACTCCCACCTCAACGACGACTACTGCGACTGCCGTGACGGCACTGACGAACCCGGAACCCCTGCCTGCCTCAATGGCCTCTTCCACTGCATCAACGCAGGACACGTGCCCCAG GATATTTCGAGCTCTCGTGTGAACGACGGCATATGCGACTGTTGCGATGGCTCCGATGAATACGCATCGAACACCAACTGCGTCGACACCTGCTCGGAGCTGGGTCGTGAGGCTCGTCTGCGTGCGCGTCGTCTCGCCGAGCTGCGAGCAGCCGGAGCTCGTCTCCGCGCCCAAGCAGCCCGTGACGGCACCCGTCTACGGTCGGACCTCCACGAGCGCCTCACACAGCTAGATGCTCAGCGCGCAGAAGCCGACCGACTTCGTCAAGAGAGCCAGCAGATGAGAGACGACGCGGAACTCTTCGAAAACGCCGCGCTCCAACAGTACAGAGACGCCGAGGATGCCGAGCGCCGGCAACGCGAAGCCGAAGAGGCAGTATCTAATCGTAACGAAGCCGAAGAAACGTTCAGAAAGTTCGATTCCAACAACGATGGAGTCGTAGACGTATCCGAACTGCAGACTAGAGTGGCTTTCGATAAGGATAGAAACGGTGAGGTTTCCGTCGAAGAAGCTACATTCTTTTTGGCCGAAAATTCGGACCTACCGTTGGCTGAATTCGTCGAACAAGCTTGGCCTTTGATCAAACCCTATTTGATGATCGGCGAAGGTGTGTTTAAACCACCGACACCTACTGCAGAATCGGAAAGTACGAGCGATTCTGAAACAGATGAGGATGATAATTCAGAGCCGGAAGAAACGGAGGAGGAGGAGGGTGACGACGAAGAGTTGCCCGAGGCCGAAGAAGAAGCCCCGGAAGAACACGTCGAAGAACATCACGAAACGACACCCCAATACGACGAGGAGACTCAACGCTTAGTCGACACGGCCAACGAAGCACGCAATCACTTCTCGCAAGCCGAGAAAGCCGTCCGAGATCTGGACTCGGAGATTGAAAAGCTCAAAGGCATGCTGGACAAAGACTATGGCCCTCAAGAGGAGTACGCAACGTTGGCCGGACAGTGTTTGGAGTTCAACGACAGGGAATACGTTTACAAGTTGTGTCCGTTCGAAAAGGCGAGTCAGCATCCGAAGAACGGGGGCGGAGACACCAGTCTCGGTACGTGGGGAGATTGGGTCGGCAACAGCGACGACAAGTACGGAGCCATGTTGTACTCGAACGGTGTGTCCTGTTGGAACGGGCCGGATCGTTCGACCCGCGTGAACATTCACTGCGGTCTGGAAAACCGAGTTGTGTCCGTCTCGGAGCCGAACCGATGCGAATACGTGTTCGAGCTGGAGACTCCGGCGGCATGCATCGACCACGAGGCAGAAGCTGGCGAAGCCAGGCAACACGACGAGCTGTAG